A genomic window from Purpureocillium takamizusanense chromosome 2, complete sequence includes:
- a CDS encoding Ulp1 peptidase (EggNog:ENOG503P3UZ~MEROPS:MER0024889~COG:O), translating into MTGLRDAVTRAGDRVAGLARNTSNNVARIRRRATGALHTARRSLDFSNKRLRIEAPDATIPRWQPSEEALKTMVLDKEEFAKTLFRIGTVVEQSDAVSMNRRLRFLRPSLLCLNGESQSLSPDQQPDLVGPFLVQLLNCISVCNGIYSVNEFFKLRRNHQSLQETAIDYGMTAEGIQKIELARAFMAAPALPATCNEVLQLIGVHLSQLLPKDEFDTILLDLRAVLAHLPMPSFVVSKRYHKQMRVFFPAPRRSISDWDWPIPGSFPRDELESHEQDVAAPQPAPPSETSVAPIASPQPQIRRSDMSGTNRMRADLLEAKISDMSESEFRAAFYHESEQHRLIKQKYVRKFQPKEPSQDAKPLGSILKNRERLPKQKTPKRLRMTRAPKIVRFKEGTLSPQKRSHTGLDVPRRPGCKRKNGGRVHPITPMHRPDTRPNIFVRNVAVSDGDVEEREVETPARLRYSRRVLADKAEQKAEADARIKALMDLPAPAGLANSETVSIVVERLKTEEARKAAEKAQREEEERKEARRLAREAAEAKRQAEAEIKRVEEEKWKAEEKRRREEFIRNIDQHRQLRAPKTPFITAPGAQFMAKANNILTGTNTSGIFVTTPEGGTLRKHDFVSVIPSTNWLNDEIINGSIVFLDRSINEAAGIKDFKQQTRKCLALNSFFFKSLLANGNKDVLRKLKRHGVDKHNFLDLETILMPVCSGNHWTLIVIRPMMRTIAHMDSLNPAGNQHYVDVAMNFVRFVLEDNYEESLWKTVRHDAPRQTNGYDCGVFTITNAICLALGLSPIDSYSATDMETQRKRIACILLNRGFHGDFSVGEY; encoded by the exons ATGACCGGCCTtcgcgacgccgtcacccGTGCTGGTGACAGGGTCGCTGGTCTTG CTCGCAACACCTCCAACAATGTCGCGCGCATTCGTCGCCGCGCCACTGGCGCACTTCATACGGCGCGCCGAAGTCTTGACTTCAGCAACAAGCGCCTCCGCATCGAGGCCCCAGATGCTACTATACCTCGCTGGCAACCCAGTGAAGAAGCCCTCAAGACCATGGTCCTCGACAAGGAGGAATTCGCCAAGACTCTTTTCAGAATCGGTACAGTGGTCGAGCAGAGTGATGCCGTGTCGATGAACAGGCGACTCAGATTTCTCCGACCGTCTCTCCTGTGCCTGAATGGCGAATCCCAGTCACTTTCTCCGGATCAGCAACCGGATCTTGTCGGCCCATTTCTGGTGCAGCTTTTGAACTGCATCAGTGTCTGCAATGGCATCTACAGCGTCAACGAGTTTTTCAAACTGAGGAGAAATCACCAATCGCTTCAGGAAACCGCCATCGACTACGGCATGACCGCTGAGGGCATCCAAAAGATTGAGCTAGCGCGAGCCTTTATGGCTGCACCGGCACTCCCCGCGACCTGTAACGAGGTCCTGCAGTTGATTGGGGTTCACCTTTCTCAGCTGCTCCCAAAAGACGAATTCGACACGATCCTACTCGACCTTCGGGCTGTCTTGGCCCATCTTCCCATGCCGAGTTTTGTGGTCTCCAAGCGATATCACAAGCAGATGCGGGTCTTCTTTCCGGCTCCGCGTCGTTCGATCTCAGATTGGGATTGGCCTATCCCTGGATCGTTCCCACGCGACGAGCTTGAGTCTCATGAGCAGGATGTTGCTGCTCCACAGCCCGCACCTCCGTCGGAAACATCTGTTGCACCAATTGCCTCCCCTCAGCCTCAGATTCGGCGGTCCGATATGTCTGGCACGAACCGCATGCGAGCGGATCTTTTGGAGGCCAAGATCTCGGATATGTCGGAATCGGAGTTCCGGGCTGCCTTTTACCATGAAAGCGAACAACATCGCCTTATCAAACAGAAGTATGTCCGCAAATTTCAGCCGAAGGAACCCAGTCAGGACGCGAAGCCGCTCGGCTCTATCCTCAAGAACCGAGAGAGGCTCCCAAAACAGAAGACTCCAAAGCGACTGCGCATGACACGCGCGCCCAAGATCGTGCGCTTTAAGGAAGGCACTCTGAGCCCACAGAAGCGCTCTCATACAGGACTGGATGTCCCCAGACGTCCGGGTTGCAAACGCAAGAATGGCGGAAGAGTGCATCCGATTACACCTATGCACCGACCTGATACGCGACCTAACATTTTTGTGCGCAATGTTGCCGTATCGGACGGCGATGTGGAAGAACGAGAAGTCGAGACACCCGCTAGATTGCGCTATTCTCGTCGCGTGCTTGCCGATAAGGCTGAACaaaaggccgaggccgatgccCGCATCAAGGCACTCATGGACCTGCCTGCTCCGGCGGGCCTTGCCAACAGTGAAACCGTGAGCATCGTGGTTGAACGCCTGAAGACAGAGGAGGCACGCAAGGCCGCTGAGAAGGCTCAGcgtgaggaagaagagcgaAAGGAGGCCAGAAGACTTGCACGGGAAGCTGCCGAAGCCAAACGACAGGCTGAGGCAGAAATAAAACGGGTCGAGGAAGAAAAATGGAAGGCTGAGGAaaaacgccgccgcgaagAGTTCATCCGCAACATCGACCAGCACCGACAGTTGCGCGCACCCAAGACGCCCTTCATCACTGCTCCCGGTGCGCAGTTTATGGCGAAGGCCAACAACATTCTGACCGGTACCAACACAAGTGGCATCTTTGTCACGACACCTGAGGGTGGCACGCTGCGGAAGCACGACTTTGTCTCTGTCATTCCGAGCACGAACTGGCTTAACGATGAAATCATCAATGGATCCATTGTCTTCCTTGACAGATCGATAAACGAGGCTGCTGGAATTAAGGACTTCAAGCAGCAGACCCGAAAATGTCTAGCTTTGAACTCGTTTTTCTTCAAGAGCCTGTTGGCAAATGGCAATAAGGACGTGCTACGGAAGCTGAAGCGACACGGAGTCGACAAGCACAACTTCCTGGACCTTGAGACAATCCTGATGCCTGTGTGCTCCGGCAATCACTGGACGTTGATTGTCATTCGCCCGATGATGAGAACGATCGCCCACATGGATTCGCTCAATCCGGCGGGCAATCAGCATTACGTTGATGTTGCGATGAACTTTGTTCGCTttgtcctcgaggacaaCTATGAAGAATCGCTCTGGAAAACTGTCCGTCATGATGCTCCACGGCAGACGAACGGCTATGACTGCGGTGTCTTCACAATCACCAATGCCATTTGCTTGGCCCTGGGCTTGAGCCCAATTGATTCCTATTCGGCGACGGACATGGAGACGCAGCGCAAGCGGATCGCGTGCATCTTGCTGAACAGGGGCTTCCACGGAGACTTCTCGGTTGGGGAGTACTGA